In the Clostridium gelidum genome, TTCCCTCTTACCTTTTGGCTTATTGTGTTAAGTAATATATCCTCAAAAATTCTTCTCTCTTCCTCAGATATTAATAAACTCTGTTCATCTATACTTTTTTTAATCTCTTCTATAAGAACTAAGAATCCAACTTCTTTTCCTTGAATTTTACATCTTATTTCTTTTCTAGCTCTTAATTTAGAAAATTCATTATTTTCACTTTCATCTAAAAGACTTTCTGAAATTCTAAGCTGATAATCTCTTAATTCTCCTGAATTTTTATTTAAACTTTCTATTAAAGCATTCGAGTAATCTTCTCTTCCCCTATTTGCAGTTATTGAATTTTCCTCTAATATTTCTTTTGCTCTAAGTAAAATATCAATTTCCTTTTTAGGTCCTAAAAATTCTAAAGCTTCTTCTTCTATTAATATCTCTTTAAGAACATTAACCTTTTTATATGTAATTTCTCTGTCTTTTATTATAACTCCTATTTTTTCTTCTTTTGAATTTATTTGTTCTTCTAAACTTCCAGTAATTCTATTTTTCTCTTCTAGTTTTTTAGGATTATCTTCTTTTACTTTAATGCACAACTCAATTTCTTTTTGTATTTCTTCTATTGATGATGCTTTTAATACTTCTTTTATGGACTTTATTTTTATTGTACAATCATTAATTGTAATGGATAATTTATTTATCTCATAATAAATATCATCTATATCAATTCTCATTTCATCTACTTTTTCTTCATTGATTCCTAAAATATTATATTGTCCTTTAATTTCAGTTAGTAAAATATTTCCTTTATTAATCTCTTCTTTATATTCCTCTAATGCTTCTATGGCATTTTTTATATCTTCTAATGTTTTTACTTCTAGCTTCTCTAAATGAATAAATACTTCTTTCTTCTTTCTTCTAAGCTCTTCATCAAGACTAAAAAGTTCTTCTTCTAATTTTGTAAGTTCAACATCTATCCTTTCAATTTCCTTTTCTTTTTCGGATATTAATCTTAACCCTTCACTTATATTATCTAGCTTTGGAATTCTATTATATTCTTTTTCTAATAAACTTAACTTATCTCGTAATAAATTGATTTCTAGATTTTTCTCTTCAATAAGACGTGCTGTTGCTTCTATATTTTCTTCTTTTTCTTTTATCAGCTTTTCTCTCAAATTTTTTCTTGAAGTTTCTCCTATAAATTGTGATATATAATCATCATTTCCTTTTCCAACTAATACTCCAATTCCAAAATTGCCTTTTTCATCTAAATAAGTTAAGGTGCTGTCTTCTAAAAAGATACCTTGTATTACATTATCTACTGCTTCAAAACTAACTTTATCTAAAGTTTCCTTGTTTACTTTTAGATAATTTCCTAAATTATGCCTCATCATATTAGGCTCTGGAAATATGTATTTATCCTCTGTGCCTATTTTAAAATCTAATGCTCTTAATCTATATTTTTCATCAATAACAAGTGCATCTAATAAACCCATTTCTTTAAGTGCACCTTCTATTTTATTTTTCAAATCATCATTAATATTTTTATTAAAATCAATTGCTTTATAAAATGGAATAAAAGGGATTTCCTCTAAAGCTAACCTTTCTCTATTTCGAGCTACACCTTCACTTCTTATTGGCTCTACTTCTTTCTTATTTTTAAGTTCTTTTATATCTTCCTCTAATGATTTTACTTCTTTTTTCTTTTCATCTATAAAATTTTCTTTTATATGAATTTTTCCTCTTAATAAATTCTCTTTGTTTCCTTTATTCCTGATATTTAATTCTTTTATTTTATTTACTGCATCTTCTGTTTCTGAGCTTCCTACTTTTTGAAGTATTAAATTAACTTCCTCTTCAGTTAACGTAAATATTTTATTATTCTTATTAAAAGATACATAATTAACTTTATAATCTTCTCTTTCTGTTAATAGTAATTCATCAATTCTTCTTAAATCCTTTTTTGAATCTTGAAGCTCTACTCCTTTGTTATCTTTTTTATATACCAATTCCTCTTTTTTCTTTTTTATTTCTTCATAAATACCCAATGATTCATGGGCATTTTTAAGTTTTAACAAATACTCTTTTATAGATGGATCCATTAATGATAAATCTGCTTTTTTAATTTCACTCATTACTTCCTTGGATAAATTATAACCCTCAATAAATTTACTTTCTTCTGCAAGCTCTTCTAAATAACTAATTATTTTTTTCAAATTTGATTCTTTTAGTTCCAGTTCATTTTTACATTCCTTTATTGAATTTTCTAATTCCTTTTCCTTCTTCTTCTTATCTTCTAGTATATTTTCTTTTCTTTTTTTAATATCTTCGTTATCTTTTATACTACTTTCAAAATCTGATAATTCCTTTTGCAGTTTAAGTTCTTCTCTATTTTGTAATCTCTCATAACTTTCTTCTGCTTTTTTTAACTCATCTTTTAAAATCTTAGTTTGATTTCTATTATCCCCTAAATCCTTTTTCAATTTTTTAAAATTAGTTTGTTCTTTTTTTATATCTTGCTCTAATACACTTAATTTGCTATTAAACTCAATTAATGTTTCTGCCTTTTCATTTAAAATAAATCTATTATATCTATCATAAGAACTCTTTATTTTACTAGCACCATCTAATGCTCTTTTATTTTGCTCAAGGGTATCTTGATAACTATCCATATTTTCCATTGATTCTGACATTGGTCTTAAATCTTCTTCTGATAAAACCTTTAAGGAATCTGTTAATATGTCATATATCTTTGTTGGTTTAAAATCTTTTGATAGTTTTGGGCTTCTTATACTTATTAATAAATTTAAAAGTTCCTCATAAGAATCAATATCATCAAATCCAAATAAATATTCATTTACTTTTTCCATATATCTCTTTTGACTTTCTGTAAAGAAATTTCCCTCACCTAAACTATTTTCCAGTTGTTTTTTAGTCAATGGAATTTTTTCTCCTGCATCTCTATATAGAAATAAATCTTTATTTATTCTTCTTCCATCTGAAAGAATAAAGTACCAGCTTTGAGGTGATTTTCCCCTCATTGCTTTTAATCCAAGTCCCAAGGTTATGTATTTTTCTGTACTTTTTCTTTTAAACTCCATATAAAGATATGCAGTTTTTTCATCTGTTTCTTCATCTATAAGATAATTAGATATAGTTCTTGCTTTTGAACCAAATGGATCTAGTCTTTCTGGAGACTTGTTACCATCTAATAATAATGGTATAAAACTTTGCATGGTTACTGACTTTCCAGATCCATTACTCCCTCTTAAAAGAAGTTTTCCGTCTTCTAAATCAAATTCTTCCATATCATAATGCCAAAAGTTAACTAATCCTAATTTATTAATTTCCCATCTATCATTCATTTTTATCACTTCCTATATCTTTAATTTCATAATCCCTCGGATAATCCCCTTGAATTTTTCCACACAAAGGATAAATTACAATTTTATCTTCTTTCTCTTCTATGAGCTTTATTCTTGTCATATAGTTAATTACCTCATAACACATCTTCCCAAACTGCATATCTCTATATTCTTTTGAAAGTCCATTTTTCTTTTCTCTTTGAACTTTTTCTAATAATTTTTCAAAGTATTCTTTATCCATC is a window encoding:
- a CDS encoding TIGR02680 family protein: MNDRWEINKLGLVNFWHYDMEEFDLEDGKLLLRGSNGSGKSVTMQSFIPLLLDGNKSPERLDPFGSKARTISNYLIDEETDEKTAYLYMEFKRKSTEKYITLGLGLKAMRGKSPQSWYFILSDGRRINKDLFLYRDAGEKIPLTKKQLENSLGEGNFFTESQKRYMEKVNEYLFGFDDIDSYEELLNLLISIRSPKLSKDFKPTKIYDILTDSLKVLSEEDLRPMSESMENMDSYQDTLEQNKRALDGASKIKSSYDRYNRFILNEKAETLIEFNSKLSVLEQDIKKEQTNFKKLKKDLGDNRNQTKILKDELKKAEESYERLQNREELKLQKELSDFESSIKDNEDIKKRKENILEDKKKKEKELENSIKECKNELELKESNLKKIISYLEELAEESKFIEGYNLSKEVMSEIKKADLSLMDPSIKEYLLKLKNAHESLGIYEEIKKKKEELVYKKDNKGVELQDSKKDLRRIDELLLTEREDYKVNYVSFNKNNKIFTLTEEEVNLILQKVGSSETEDAVNKIKELNIRNKGNKENLLRGKIHIKENFIDEKKKEVKSLEEDIKELKNKKEVEPIRSEGVARNRERLALEEIPFIPFYKAIDFNKNINDDLKNKIEGALKEMGLLDALVIDEKYRLRALDFKIGTEDKYIFPEPNMMRHNLGNYLKVNKETLDKVSFEAVDNVIQGIFLEDSTLTYLDEKGNFGIGVLVGKGNDDYISQFIGETSRKNLREKLIKEKEENIEATARLIEEKNLEINLLRDKLSLLEKEYNRIPKLDNISEGLRLISEKEKEIERIDVELTKLEEELFSLDEELRRKKKEVFIHLEKLEVKTLEDIKNAIEALEEYKEEINKGNILLTEIKGQYNILGINEEKVDEMRIDIDDIYYEINKLSITINDCTIKIKSIKEVLKASSIEEIQKEIELCIKVKEDNPKKLEEKNRITGSLEEQINSKEEKIGVIIKDREITYKKVNVLKEILIEEEALEFLGPKKEIDILLRAKEILEENSITANRGREDYSNALIESLNKNSGELRDYQLRISESLLDESENNEFSKLRARKEIRCKIQGKEVGFLVLIEEIKKSIDEQSLLISEEERRIFEDILLNTISQKVRGKIHQSRQWVSKVNDLMESMDTSSSLKLSLSWQPKKSEGEGQLDIKDIIDIFDRNGLCTGEELKALALHFSQKVKEALRYYEGSGEIRNYHSIIKDVLDYRKWYEFKLQFTKKGERKRELTNNAFDQFSGGEKAMCMYIPLFSAVYARYEKARKDCPRVVTMDEAFAGVDENNIRDMFRLLKILDLDYILNSQVLWGDYDTVSALAIAELIREENDDVVTVLRYKWNGKEKTLLA